From the genome of Candidatus Deferrimicrobium borealis:
CGGGGATCACCAGCATGTCGGAGGCGTGGATCGGCTGCCAGCCGCGGATGGACGACCCGTCGAAGCCGAACCCCTCCTCGAAGCTGTCCTCCTTGAGCTCATAGATGGGCACCGCGAAGTGTTGCCAGGTGCCGATGAAATCCATGAACTTCAGGTCGACCATCTCGATGTTCTTGCTCTTGGCGAAACCGAGGACTTCCTTCGCGTTCATTGCGATCCCTCCTGGGGGCGGAATGGTGGATTGGGGACGCGGCCGGCGATCCGGCTCAGATGGCGTCGTGGCCGCGTTCGCCGGTGCGGATCCGGACGACTTCCTCTATGTTGGTGACGAAGATCTTCCCGTCTCCGATCCGGCCCGTGCGGGCCGACTTCTCGACGAGCTCGACCACCTGGGCGACCAGGTCGTCGGGAACGATGATCTCCAGCTTGATCTTGGGCAGAAAATCGACGACGTATTCCGCCCCCCGGTACAGTTCGGTGTGACCCTTCTGGCGGCCGAACCCCTTGACCTCGGAAACCGTCATCCCCTGGACGCCGATGTCGTTCAGCGACTCCTTCACCTCGTCCAGCTTGAACGGCTTGATGATCGCCTCGATCTTCTTCATAGGTTCACCCCCCTTCGTCCTCCATCAAAGCAACGGCCGTACCAACCTTGCGTGCGGACCGTTCCGGCGGCGACGGGAATCGATTTCCCCAGGGAATTCAACCTTCCATGGGGACGGGGGCAGAGGCAGGGGCGGAGCGCGGCGGACGCCCGGGCGGGGAGTTGCACAATCCGCAGGCACCCGGTGCCCGCGGCCTGTGCAGGGTCACTCCGCGGGCGGAGCCCCGAACCTGCTCTCCTGGCCGGAGAGGAGGCGGTGGATGTTCTCCCGATGGGTGTAGATCACGAGGAACGCCATCAGGAGGGCGAGGGTGACGTAATGCCGGGACTTCCCGAGGAACGCCATGGCGACGGGAAGGCCCACGGCGGCGCACAGCGACGAAAGCGACACGTAGCGCGTGAAGTACAGCACGGCGGCGAAGAGGACCACGATGACGAAGGCGGTCTCCGGCGAGAGGAACAGGACGACGCCCAGGGCGACCGCGACGCCCTTCCCCCCCCGGAAGCGGAGATAGATCGGGAAGATGTGCCCCAGAAAGACCGCCGCGCCGACCAGGGCAAACCAGTGGTGGGCCGACGGATCCAGAAGTTGCCGGGCGAGCGCGAGGGCGAGGATCCCTTTCCCGGCGTCAAGCGCGAGGGTGAGGATCCCCGCGCCCCTCCCGAGGGTGCGCGCGACGTTCGTCGCGCCGATGTTCCCCGAACCGGCCTTCCGCAGGTCCACGTCGCGGTCGAACGCCTTCGCGACGAGGATGCCGAACGGGACGGAGCCGAGCAGGTAGCCGAAGAGGACGAGGAGGGCGCCGCGGAGCCATGAAGCGTCCATGGCGTGGGTTACGTTTCTTTGATCTCTTCCGTGCGGGGACGGGCGACGCCGGACTCGAACGCGGCGCGCTCCACCGCCTCGGCCACCTTTGCGTGCATCTGGAGGTCGAGGATCGAGGGGACGAGTTCCCCGGAGGTTGCGGCCGCGCCGATGGCCTTGGCGGCGGCGATCTTCATCCGGTTGTTGATCTTGCGCGCCCGCGCGTCGAGCGCCCCCCGGAACACCCCGGGGAACGCGAGCGCGTTGTTGACCCCCCGGCCGTCCGCCGCGAACGAAGCCCCGCCCGCCCGGGCGTCCTCGATGGTGATCTCGGGGTTCGGGTTCGACAGCGCGAGGATCACCTGCCCCTTGCGGATCATCTCCTTCTTGATGAGGCCCGGCACGCCGGTCGTGGCGATGACGATGTCGGACGACGCCATGACCTCGGCGAGCGAGACGGGCTTTCCGCCCACCTTCGCGAAGATCGCCTGCGCGCCGGGGTTGATGTCGCACCCGACCATCTTGCGGACGCCGTAGGCCATCAGGAGCTTGGAGATTCCGATCCCGGCGGCCCCCAGCCCGACCATCCCGACCGTCTCGTCCTTGACCTGCATCCCGACGTACTGGCTGGCGTTCAATAGCGCAGCGAGGACGACGACGGAGGTCCCGTGCTGGTCGTCGTGGAGGACCGGGATGTCGAGCATCGCGCTCAGGCGGTCCTCGATCTCGAAGCATTCGGGGGACTTGATGTCCTCGAGCTTGATCGCGCCGAACGTGGGCGAGATCGACGCCACCGTGCGGATGATCTCCTCGGAGTCCTTCGACTGGATGAGGATCGGGACGCCGTTGATCCCCACCAGGGCGGCGAACAGCGCGGCCTTCCCCTCCATCACCGGCATGCCGGCCACCGCGCCGATGTCCCCCAGCCCGAGGATGGCCGTCCCGTTCGTGACGATCGCCACCGTGTTGAAGATGGCGGTGTAGTCGTGCACCAGCTCCGGGTTCCGCTGGATGAGCGTGCACACCTTGGCGACGCCGGGGGTGTAGATCTTCCGGACGGTGGAGATGCTGTCGACCGTGTTCCTGGACGTGACGATGATCTTGCCGCCGCGGTGCATCTCGAGCACCGGGTCGATGATGTCGGAGACGATGACGCCCTCGACCTTCCCGACCCCCTCGAGGACCGCCTGGAGCTGCGCCTCGCTGTCGAGGAAGATCGTGACGTCGCGGGTGTTGTATTCGAGGCCGTACCCGACGAGCTTGATGTCCCCGAGGGACCCGCCCGCGTTTCCGACGGCGGTGGCCACCTTGCCGAAGTGCCCCGGCTTGTCGAGGATCATCATGCGGACGGTTTTTACGAGCTTGTCGATTCCCTTTTCTATCTGCATGGCGCAATTATAGTATCGGCTTTTCTTCTTTGTCAAACGAGCGCGCCGGGAGGTACAATCACCCCCGATGATCGTCGATTGCGGCGCCTGCCACGCCCAGAATTTCGTCTCCCGGGAGCGCCTCGCCGCGCGGGACGCTCCCCCAAGGTGCTGGAAGTGCGGTCGCGCCCTGGCGATCGACGCCGGGCGGGGCGAACCTCCCGGCGAAACCTCCCGGAGCGACCCGGAATCCAACGGTGGCATGGATGGGGATCCCAAGGATGGGGGCACGAACCATGGGTAAGATCCGGGTCGCGGTGGCCGGCGTCGGGAACTGCGCCAGCGCGCTGCTGCAGGGGATCGAGTTCTACCGGGAAACGTTCGCCTCCGCCGGCGGCGAGAGCGTGCCGGGGCTGATGAACCGCGACATCGGGGGCTACCTCCCGGGCGACATCGAGGTCGTGGCCGCGTTCGACATCGACCGCAGGAAGGTCGGCCGTCCCGTCACCGAGGCGATCTTCGCGCCCCCCAACTGCACGAAGCGGTTCGTCGAGCGGATGCCCGCCGGCGGGCCCATCGTCCGGATGGGGCCCGTCATGGACGGCGTGGCCCCCCACATGGCCGATTACCCCGACGACCGGACGTTCCTTCCCTCCTCCGAGCCGCCGTGCGACGTGGAAAGGGTCCTGCGGGATTCCGGCGCGGAGATCCTGGTCAACTACCTGCCCGTCGGCTCGGAGGCGGCGACCCGCTTCTACGCCGAGGCGTGCCTCGGCACGGGGGTGAGCCTCGTGAACTGCATCCCGGTGTTCATCGCGTCCGATCCGGAGTGGGCGGACCGATTCCGGAAAGCGGGGATCCCGCTGGTGGGGGACGACATCAAGTCCCAACTGGGGGCGACCATCGTCCACCGGTCGCTGGCCCGCCTCTTCTCGGACCGGGGAATCCGCCTCCGGCGGACCTACCAGCTGAACACCGGCGGGAACACGGACTTCCTGAACATGCTGAACCGCAGCCGCCTCGAGTCGAAGCGGATCTCCAAGACCGAGGCGGTGACCAGCGCCCTCTCGCACGACGTTTCCCCCGACGACGTCCACATCGGGCCGTCCGACTACGTCCCCTGGCAGGGGGACAACAAGCTCTGCTTCCTGCGGATCGAGGGGGAAGGGTTCGGCGGGCTGCCGATCGAGCTGGAACTGCGCCTCTCCGTCACCGACTCGCCGAACAGCGCGGGCGTCGGGATCGACGCGATCCGGTTCTGCCGCCTCGGGAGGGAGATGGGGCTGTCGGGCCCCCTGATCGCCCCGTCGGCGTATTTCATGAAGCATCCACCGGAGCAGCACACCGACGACGACGCGCGGCGCGAGCTCGAGGAGATCATCGCGGACTACCAGGCGTGGAGGCGGACGCAAGAAGCCCCGCCCAGGACGCGGTGCACTTCTCCCACGTGAACGGCGCCGCGACGGCGGCCCCCTCCAGCGACAGCCGGGCGCGCAACTCCGCCGAGGAAGCGAGGTCGAGGAGAGCGCCGGACAACCGCTCCGGCCCCTCCCGCGGGTAGACCAGCCCCCCGCCCTGCGAACGGATCCGGTCCCCCCAGTACGTCCCCTCCGGCACGACGACCGGCACGCCCGACGCGAGCGCCTCCAGCGGCACAAGCCCGAACGATTCGTAGAGGGAAGGGCAGACGACGGCGTCCGCCGCGGCGTACAGCATCGGCATGCCGCCGTGCGGAAGCGAGCCGAGGAAGAAGACATCCCCGCCGGGGGCGCCTTCCGGCCCTTCCTGCCCCGCGACGAGGAAGATCGCCGGCCCCTTCCACCGGTCCCGCATCGCGCGGAACGCGGCGACGGCCACGGCGGCGTTTTTCCCGGCGTCCCCCCGGGCGGCCAGCAGGAAGATCATCCCTCCCTGGGGAAATCCGAGATACGCCCGCGCGACCTCCCGGGGGGGAAGGTGCCAGAACCGTTCGTCCACCCCCGGCGGGATGACGACCCCCTTCTCCGACAACTCCGGGAGGACCCGCCGGTTCTCCTCGAGGTCGTACTCCGAGAAACAGACGACGCGGGACGCCTCCCGCGCCAGTGCCGCCTCTTTCTCCCTGCGGATGGGGGAGAGCGGCTCCTCTTCCGCCCCGGGCGCCGGGACCTTGCGCGCCTCCACCGTGTGGTAGCAGAGGATCATCGGGGCGCCGGAAAGTTTCCGGGCGGCGACGCCCGACATCCAGTAGTGCGCGGAGACGACGCGCGGTTCGATCCGCTCCCCGCGCATCAGGATCCGGCACCGTTCGACGAAGAGATCGATGGATGCGAACGCGCTTTCCCGGGACGGAGGCTCCACCCAGCCGCACGGGACGTGAAAGATGCGGACCCCCGGGAACGGCGCGGAGACCTCGACGGTTTCCCCCGTGGCGCGGGTGAGGACGTCGGTGGCGATCCCCCGCTTCGACAGCCCGCGGAGCAGCCCGAGGAGGAAGACGTTCATCCCCCCGGCAAGCCCCTCCCCAGGCTCCTCCACCGGGCATGTGTGGTAGGAAACGAGAAGGTGCCGCGTCAAGCGGAAACCGTCAGGCGGTAGATCCCCCGGTCCACCCCTCCGAGGTCGTACTTGTACCGTTCCGTCCCCCGCAGAAAGTCGTACTCCGAGCACCCTTCGACGATGGCCTGCCCGATGGAGCGCGCGATGAGGACGAGCCCGGGGTTGGCCGCGCGGAGCTTCGGGTCGTACCCGGAGTTGTAGAGGAGGAGAGCGCCGTCGGTCCGGAACTGGAACACGGAGGCGACGTCCACCCCTTGCGCGGAGAGGAACGCGAGGCGCAAACGGCCGGAGGCGAGGAACCCCTCCGCGACTTCGCGGAAAAAGGTCGCCATCGCCTCGTCCATGAACGTCTCCTTCGCGGGGTGGCTCTTCCGGAGGAGACCCACGAAGGAGGGAAGATCGCTCGCGAGTTCGTCGGGCGTCCGGGTCACCCGGAAGGCGAGCCCCGGAAGGAGCTCCGCGGCGCGCCGCATCTTCCGCCGCAATTCATGACGCTCCTTCGTGCCCAGCCGTCCCAGATACTCCTCGAAGGTGCCCGGCAGGGAGACGAAAGGGGCCTTGTCCATCTCCTCGACGGAGCAGGAAAGCCCCGTCTCCCGGCAGATCGACGGGAGGAGCGACAGGGCGGGCGTCCCTTCCATGAGACCGGGGAGCCTCAGGGGACCGCCGCCCAGCGCGGGGAGCCCCCGTTCGAGGAACTCCCGCCAGAAAGCTTCGGCGCGGCCCGGCGCGACGAGGGCGCCCAGGTAATCCGCGACCTGCTCGCCGCCGAGAAAGGTCCACCCCCCCTCCTCGCACCGGCACAGGAAGAGGAGCCCCTCGTCGGGGCCGTCGCCCGGAGTCCATCGGGCGACCCGGACGTCGCACCCGCGCCCGAGGGCGCGATACCAGGGGAGGAGGAACCGGTGCGACAGGAACGGGGAGGTGCGCGGTCCCCGATCGTGGAGTGCTTCCCACCCCGCGACCGGGACGTCCGCAAGGCGGTGGGCGATGGCGAGACTCACGGCGACGGAGAGACGACCTTGGCCTCCAGCAATATTCGGGCGGCCTCCTCCGCGACGGTGTTGGTCGTGGACAGCAGCGCCTCGCGAAGATCGTCGGGCGTGGGGAGGAAGTCCGAGAGCGACGCGCTGCTCGTGACCGTCCTCTCCAACGGCGCGGAAAGGCCGGTGCCCTCCACCGTGACGGTCAGGCTCACGACCGCCTCCGTGATCAAGGTGAAGGGGCCGGTGCGGCGGGTGTTCACCTCGAACCGGCGGAGCTCCCCCGAGATCCGCACCGGTGCCGTCTCGGCGCCCTGCGCGTCCGCGCCCTGGCGGACCGTCGCGACGCCGCGTTCCCGGAGGACCGCGGCGACCAGATCCGCCATCGCCTTTCCGGGCTCGCCGTTCCAGGCGATCGGTCGGGCGCGATCGAAATCCCTCCCGACGACGCCGTAAGGGGCCGCCGCGTACGAGAAGTCCGCGATCATGGCCTGCGGCGCCCCTCCTCTGGGCGCGACGGCGGACGCGGGACGGGTCATGTCCCCCGGAACGTGCAGGGTACTTCCCGCGGCGCACGCGGAAAGGATCAGGCACGGACAAACGAACAGCAGGAGCGTTCGGCAAGCGCGTTTCACCATGTCCCCCTTCGAACCGTCCGCGGAATCCCTTCGCCGGACGGATTTCTTCGACCACTGTACGGCATGCCGCGGGTCGATTCAACCGGTACCACGGCCCCCTTGCGGCGCCGGCGGAAAGTGGCGTATCGTGATCCGTCGTCGTCGGGAAGACCGCCCCAGGGAGGGAAAATGCCCGCATCGCCGGAGATCCGGGAGGCGATCCGTCAAGGTTCGTGGATCCGGAAGATGTTCGAGGACGGAGCCGTCCTCAAGGCCGAGCGCGGCGAGGAAAACGTGTTCGACTTCACCCTCGGGAACCCGTACGGCGACCCTCCGGCCGCTCTGTCCGCCGAACTCGCGCGCCTGTGCGCCGACCCGCCGCCCGGACTGCACAGGTACATGCCGAACGCCGGGGTGCCGGAGGCCCGCCGGGCCGCGGCCCTGTCGCTCTCCGGCGCCACGGGCCTTCCGTTCACGGAGGATCTGCTGGTCATGACCGTGGGCGCCGCGGGGGCGCTGAACGTCGCGCTGCGCGCCATCCTCTCGCCGGGAGACGAGGTGGTGATCCTCGCCCCCTACTTCGTCGAGTACCTCTTCTACATCCGCAACGCCTTCGGTACCCCGGTCGTGGCGGAAACGGACGCGCGGTTCCAGCTCGACCTTGCGGCCATCGAAGCGGCGCTGACCCCGAGGACGCGCGCGATCCTCATCAACACGCCGAACAACCCGACGGGCGCCGTCTACCCCGGGGAAGACCTCGCCGCCCTCGACCGGGCGCTGTCCGCCGCGGAGAAGCGGTTCGGGAACCCGATCTACGCGATCTCCGACGAACCGTACCGGAAGATCGTTTTCCGGGGGGTGTCGTCCACGCCGGCCGCCGCGAAGATCCGCAACACCCTGGTGGCCTATTCGCACTCGAAGGACCTGAACCTCCCGGGCGAGCGGATCGGCTACCTCGCCGTCTCCCCGCGCGCGGCGGATGCGGCCGAGGTGGCGGGGGCGTGCGTCTTCTGCAACCGGGTGCTCGGGTTCGTCAACGCCCCGTCCCTCTTCCAGATCGCGGTGTCGAAGTTCGAGGACGAGCCCGCCGACGTCTCGGTGTACCAGGAGAATCGGGACGTTCTGCTCGACGCCCTGCGGCGGGCCGGAATCGACGTCGTCCCGCCCGGCGGGGCGTTCTACCTGTTCCCGAAATCCCCCGTCCCGGACGAGATGGCGTTCGTCGACGCGGCGCGGGACGAGGGGATCCTCGTCGTCCCGGGGTCCGGGTTCGGGCGAAGCGGGCATGTCCGCGTCGCCTACTGCCTCTCCCCGGAAACGGTGCGCCGCTCGGTCGCCGCGTGGGTGCGGCTCGGACGCCGCTATCCCGGCGGGGGGACCCGGCGATGACCGTCGTCTTCCGGCGAAATGTCTCCCGCATGGAGGGGTACGTCCCCGGCGAGCAGCCCCGGGAGCGCGGCTTCATCAAGCTGAACACCAACGAGAACCCGTACCCCCCATCGCCTTCGGTGCGCAAGGCGATCCTCCGGGAACTCGGGGAGCCGCTGCGGCTCTATCCCGACCCCGGCTCCGCCGCGCTGCGGCGCCAGGCCGCGCTGACCTACGGCTTCGACCTGCCGGGGGTGATCGCGGGGAACGGTTCGGACGACCTGCTGGCGATGATCGCGAGGGCGTTCGTGGGCGAGGGGGATCTCCTCGCGTGCCCCGTGCCCACCTATACGCTCTACGACACCCTCGTCCGCATCCAGGGGGGGATCCTCGCGGGGGTCCCGTACCCGGACGACTACTCCCTCCCCCGGGGCCTCGCCGGGAAAAAGGCGCGCGTGACGATCGTGGCGAACCCGAATTCGCCGTCGGGGACCGCCGTGCCGGTCCGCGCGCTCGCGGAGCTTGCCGACGCCGTCCCCGGCCTGCTGGTCGTCGACGAGGCGTACGCCGACTTCGCGGACGAAACGGCCCTCGCGCTCGCGCGGGAACGGCGGAACGTGATCGTCCTGCGGACGCTCTCCAAGTCGTTCTCCCTGGCGGGGATGCGGATCGGGCTCGGGTTCGCCCACCCGCGGATCATCGGGGGACTGGACAAGGTGCGCGACTCGTACAACATGAATCGCCTGTCCATCGCGGCGGGGGTTGCGGCGCTCGCGGACACCGGATGGATGGAACGGAACGCGGCGAGGATCCGGAAAACCCGCGAAGCCCTGGCGGCGGCCCTGCCCGGGGTGGGGTTCACGCCGTTCCCGTCGCAGAGCAACTTCATCCTCGCCCGGCGCTCGCGGGGACGATCGGCCCGGCCGGTCTACGAGGCGCTCAAGCGCCGGAAGATCCTCGTGCGGTACTTCGACACCCCGCGGCTCGCGGGGTGCCTCCGCATCACCGTCGGGACGGACGCCGAGGTCGCGGCGCTCCTTGACGCGATGAAGGCGACCCGGTAGGAACCGGCGCTCCCCGCCTCAAAGGGTCACGACCCAGTTCCCGCCGCTTTCCCGGTTCCGCCACCGGATCCCGAAGCCCCCGTCCGGCCGCCGCTCGACGGTCTGGAAGCAATACTCGACCCCGCTCCCCGAAGGTCCGAACACGAACGCCTCGAAGACGCGCGGGAGCGGCAGGGGGGACAGGGCGGCCTCCCTCGCCGCGAGAAACGCCGCCCGGTCTTCCGCGAAAAATTCGGCCGCGGCTTCTCCCGTTCCGGAGGCCAAACCTTTCGCCTCCATGAGGGAAACGTTCGTGGCGCGCCAGGCGGAGTCGCCCCAGACCATCCGGGCGGAGACGACGCCCCCGTCGGGATCGGCGAAGGGGATGCGGGCGCACGCGATCTTGTCGGCGCGCAGTTTTCCGTCCGCGGAGACGTGGTACAGGAAGTACGGCATCGGCCGGTTCTTGAGGACGGAAAGAGCCTCCGGGGCCTCGATGACCGGCGCCGGACCGTATCCCGCGTCGATGGCGGCGCGGCAGAGCGACGGGGACGGCTTTTTCCGCATCGCGCCGAACCCGAACCGGAAGGAACCGGACGCGCGCTCCCCCTCCGCCAGCGGCAGGACCAGGCGGAAATGTCCGCGTCCGGGAGCGGGAGGGAGGTTCGACGTCCCCTCCTCGGGGATGCGGTAGAGATCCGCGATCGCATCGTCCGAGGGAACGTTCATCTCGTACCACGGGGAGAACCGTTCCTCCCCGCCGCGAACGGTGGAGAACCGGTACCGCACGAGGACCCGCTCCCCTTCACCCGGCTCGGGGAGCGGAAGGTACGCCACCCGCCGCCCGGGAGTCTCCGAAGGAACGACCGCCCGGGTGAACCGTCGCGACGGCCCGGCGGGATCTCCGCGCGGCGTCACCTCGGCGTGCAGCAGCACGATCTCCGGCGGTTCGTCGCCGTCGCGGTATTCTCGTCGAAGAAGGAGCATCCCGCACCTCCTGGTGCAGCGTCTCGCAACTACCCGGATGGCGTTCTACTCGTACCCGAGGCGGGAGAGCTTCTCCTCGTCCATCCCGAAGTAGTGGCCGATCTCGTGAAGCAGCGTGATCCGGATCTGCCGGCACAGCTCGTTCCGGTCCGGGAAGTCTTCCATGAGAGGCCCCCGGTAGACGGAGATCTTGTCGGGGAGGAGGCCGGAATCCTGGACCGACCGCTCGGGGAGCGGCACACCGTGGTAGAAGCCGTACAACGTGTCGTCCGGGGGGACCCCCAGCTCCTCGAGCAGGTCGTCCGGCGGCCACTCCTCCACGACCACGGCGACGTTCGCCAGCGCTTCGTGGAACATCGGGGGAAGTTCCGAGAGCGCCTTCCGGAGCGCACCGGTGAAATCGTCTTGCCCCCTTCTATCCCGCATTTCCCGTCAGCCTCCTGCCCATCATCCCGACACCGGGGTACCCCAGGGAGCGCGCTTCATAGGGGAGTGGGGTGCCCCCCGTTCTTCCTACGGCGGGGGTACCCCAGGGAGCGCGCTTCATAGGGGAGTGGGGCGCCCCACCCTTCCCCCCTATTGCAGCGTCTCCTTGAGCGCCTTGAAAAATGTGGACCACCCGTCGATGTTGGGCAGGATCTCCCCCTCCAGGATCCCCGCCACGGCGTTCCAGTCGCTCGCCTTCTGGGCCCGGAGCAGCCGTTGGAGGATCCCGGCCGTCGAATCGGGAGGGGTCGGAAGCTCCACCGCGCTCGCGGAACGAACGGCGAGCGGGAACACGCCGGTCCCGATGGCGTTGAAGACCGCCCCGGCCAGCTGGAAGAACGTCCCGAGGGACTCGATGCAGGCCTCGTATCGGGGACCCGCCGCGGCGAGGTCCCCCGCCCGCAGGGTCGACAGGATCGTCTCCGCGTCGCGGCGGATGGCGAGGGAGAGGCCGATGGCGCCGTCGAGGGCCTCGCGGAACAGGGCGTCGGGGGTCGTCGTCGTGACGTCCACCGTCTCGATCTCCCCGAACGGCCGGTCGGCCATCTCCCGCTCGAACCGCGTCGAGAGCTCCCGCCCGTCCGCGACGATCCGGGAGACGACCCGACCCTGCGAGGCTACTTTACGCCCCGCCTCGGCGAGAACGGCGCCGAAGGTCGACCCCGCGGGCAGGTCGAGGGAAACATCGCAGCCGTCGATGCGCAACCGCATGGAAAAACGATACGACAACGATGGGGGACAGGCAATGGAAATCGGGCGGGAAAGGGAGCGCGGGGATCAGCGGGGGCGTTCCCGGAGTTCGCGGACGGCGTCGGAGACCATCTTCCCGGCGACCTGGTTCCCGTCGACCCGGTACGTTCCGTCCCGGAGGGCGGACCGGATCTCCTCGATCCGACGCGCCCGACCCTCGGACAGCACGGCGACCGCCCGGCGCGTCTCGTCGAGCAGCGCGCCCCACTCCCCCCGATCGGAAACCTTCAATGCCCCTCCGTTCCGTAACCGGCGGCACGATGGCCGCGCACTCCCCTTATCGACGGGCCGGATCGGAAACTTTACCCGCGAGTGACGATTCTGTACACTGGACCGGATGAAAAAATCCCTCCTGATCGCCGAGGACGAGGAAGTCACGCTCGCCCTCCTTCGAGACGTGTTCGGGCGCTCCGACCTCCTGGTTCACGAGGCCCGCACCGGGGAGGAAGCCCTTCAGCACATCGATCAGCACCCCGTCGACGTGATCCTCACCGACCTCAAGATGCCGGGAACGGACGGGCTCTCGGTGCTCGCCCACGCCAGGAAGGTCCGTCCCGGTGCCGAGGTGATCCTCATGACGGGCCACGCGTCGGTCGAATCCGCCGTTCGGGCGATGAAGCTGGGCGCGTTCCACTACATCACGAAACCGTTCGACATCGACGAGGTCGCCCAGCTCGTGGACCGGGCCCTCGAGCTCACCAGCGTGCGCAGGGAGAACGTGAGCCTCCGTTCCCTGGCCCGGG
Proteins encoded in this window:
- a CDS encoding P-II family nitrogen regulator, with the protein product MKKIEAIIKPFKLDEVKESLNDIGVQGMTVSEVKGFGRQKGHTELYRGAEYVVDFLPKIKLEIIVPDDLVAQVVELVEKSARTGRIGDGKIFVTNIEEVVRIRTGERGHDAI
- the plsY gene encoding glycerol-3-phosphate 1-O-acyltransferase PlsY, with protein sequence MDASWLRGALLVLFGYLLGSVPFGILVAKAFDRDVDLRKAGSGNIGATNVARTLGRGAGILTLALDAGKGILALALARQLLDPSAHHWFALVGAAVFLGHIFPIYLRFRGGKGVAVALGVVLFLSPETAFVIVVLFAAVLYFTRYVSLSSLCAAVGLPVAMAFLGKSRHYVTLALLMAFLVIYTHRENIHRLLSGQESRFGAPPAE
- a CDS encoding NAD-dependent malic enzyme, coding for MQIEKGIDKLVKTVRMMILDKPGHFGKVATAVGNAGGSLGDIKLVGYGLEYNTRDVTIFLDSEAQLQAVLEGVGKVEGVIVSDIIDPVLEMHRGGKIIVTSRNTVDSISTVRKIYTPGVAKVCTLIQRNPELVHDYTAIFNTVAIVTNGTAILGLGDIGAVAGMPVMEGKAALFAALVGINGVPILIQSKDSEEIIRTVASISPTFGAIKLEDIKSPECFEIEDRLSAMLDIPVLHDDQHGTSVVVLAALLNASQYVGMQVKDETVGMVGLGAAGIGISKLLMAYGVRKMVGCDINPGAQAIFAKVGGKPVSLAEVMASSDIVIATTGVPGLIKKEMIRKGQVILALSNPNPEITIEDARAGGASFAADGRGVNNALAFPGVFRGALDARARKINNRMKIAAAKAIGAAATSGELVPSILDLQMHAKVAEAVERAAFESGVARPRTEEIKET
- a CDS encoding inositol-3-phosphate synthase; protein product: MGKIRVAVAGVGNCASALLQGIEFYRETFASAGGESVPGLMNRDIGGYLPGDIEVVAAFDIDRRKVGRPVTEAIFAPPNCTKRFVERMPAGGPIVRMGPVMDGVAPHMADYPDDRTFLPSSEPPCDVERVLRDSGAEILVNYLPVGSEAATRFYAEACLGTGVSLVNCIPVFIASDPEWADRFRKAGIPLVGDDIKSQLGATIVHRSLARLFSDRGIRLRRTYQLNTGGNTDFLNMLNRSRLESKRISKTEAVTSALSHDVSPDDVHIGPSDYVPWQGDNKLCFLRIEGEGFGGLPIELELRLSVTDSPNSAGVGIDAIRFCRLGREMGLSGPLIAPSAYFMKHPPEQHTDDDARRELEEIIADYQAWRRTQEAPPRTRCTSPT
- a CDS encoding glycosyltransferase — translated: MNVFLLGLLRGLSKRGIATDVLTRATGETVEVSAPFPGVRIFHVPCGWVEPPSRESAFASIDLFVERCRILMRGERIEPRVVSAHYWMSGVAARKLSGAPMILCYHTVEARKVPAPGAEEEPLSPIRREKEAALAREASRVVCFSEYDLEENRRVLPELSEKGVVIPPGVDERFWHLPPREVARAYLGFPQGGMIFLLAARGDAGKNAAVAVAAFRAMRDRWKGPAIFLVAGQEGPEGAPGGDVFFLGSLPHGGMPMLYAAADAVVCPSLYESFGLVPLEALASGVPVVVPEGTYWGDRIRSQGGGLVYPREGPERLSGALLDLASSAELRARLSLEGAAVAAPFTWEKCTASWAGLLASASTPGSPR
- a CDS encoding GNAT family N-acetyltransferase; this translates as MSLAIAHRLADVPVAGWEALHDRGPRTSPFLSHRFLLPWYRALGRGCDVRVARWTPGDGPDEGLLFLCRCEEGGWTFLGGEQVADYLGALVAPGRAEAFWREFLERGLPALGGGPLRLPGLMEGTPALSLLPSICRETGLSCSVEEMDKAPFVSLPGTFEEYLGRLGTKERHELRRKMRRAAELLPGLAFRVTRTPDELASDLPSFVGLLRKSHPAKETFMDEAMATFFREVAEGFLASGRLRLAFLSAQGVDVASVFQFRTDGALLLYNSGYDPKLRAANPGLVLIARSIGQAIVEGCSEYDFLRGTERYKYDLGGVDRGIYRLTVSA
- a CDS encoding pyridoxal phosphate-dependent aminotransferase, with the translated sequence MPASPEIREAIRQGSWIRKMFEDGAVLKAERGEENVFDFTLGNPYGDPPAALSAELARLCADPPPGLHRYMPNAGVPEARRAAALSLSGATGLPFTEDLLVMTVGAAGALNVALRAILSPGDEVVILAPYFVEYLFYIRNAFGTPVVAETDARFQLDLAAIEAALTPRTRAILINTPNNPTGAVYPGEDLAALDRALSAAEKRFGNPIYAISDEPYRKIVFRGVSSTPAAAKIRNTLVAYSHSKDLNLPGERIGYLAVSPRAADAAEVAGACVFCNRVLGFVNAPSLFQIAVSKFEDEPADVSVYQENRDVLLDALRRAGIDVVPPGGAFYLFPKSPVPDEMAFVDAARDEGILVVPGSGFGRSGHVRVAYCLSPETVRRSVAAWVRLGRRYPGGGTRR
- the hisC gene encoding histidinol-phosphate transaminase; the encoded protein is MTVVFRRNVSRMEGYVPGEQPRERGFIKLNTNENPYPPSPSVRKAILRELGEPLRLYPDPGSAALRRQAALTYGFDLPGVIAGNGSDDLLAMIARAFVGEGDLLACPVPTYTLYDTLVRIQGGILAGVPYPDDYSLPRGLAGKKARVTIVANPNSPSGTAVPVRALAELADAVPGLLVVDEAYADFADETALALARERRNVIVLRTLSKSFSLAGMRIGLGFAHPRIIGGLDKVRDSYNMNRLSIAAGVAALADTGWMERNAARIRKTREALAAALPGVGFTPFPSQSNFILARRSRGRSARPVYEALKRRKILVRYFDTPRLAGCLRITVGTDAEVAALLDAMKATR
- a CDS encoding metallopeptidase family protein, yielding MRDRRGQDDFTGALRKALSELPPMFHEALANVAVVVEEWPPDDLLEELGVPPDDTLYGFYHGVPLPERSVQDSGLLPDKISVYRGPLMEDFPDRNELCRQIRITLLHEIGHYFGMDEEKLSRLGYE
- a CDS encoding flagellar biosynthesis anti-sigma factor FlgM — protein: MKVSDRGEWGALLDETRRAVAVLSEGRARRIEEIRSALRDGTYRVDGNQVAGKMVSDAVRELRERPR